CACAGCATAGAGGAGTGAATTCATGAATGACTGTAGAGATTTTATGCCTCCGTATCCTTTAACAACTGCAGTTCTTTTTCTCGTTTTTAAGAGGCTTGATACTACCAAAAAGGTCTTTGAAGTTATTAGAAAAGCTAAACCTCCAAGACTCTATATTGCTGCCGATGGACCAAGAGATTGGGTAGAAGGTGAGGCTGAGAAGGTAAAAATGGTAAGAGAATACTTAATGAATAATATAGACTGGGATTGTGAAGTCAAAACGCTCTTTAGAGATAAAAACCTTGGTTGTGGTAGAGCTGTGAGTGAGGCTATAACATGGTTTTTTGAACACGAAGAAATGGGAATAATATT
This region of Bacteroidia bacterium genomic DNA includes:
- a CDS encoding nucleotide-diphospho-sugar transferase; protein product: MPPYPLTTAVLFLVFKRLDTTKKVFEVIRKAKPPRLYIAADGPRDWVEGEAEKVKMVREYLMNNIDWDCEVKTLFRDKNLGCGRAVSEAITWFFEHEEMGIILEDDTVPSLSFFWFCEELLKKYKDDKRIGMISGNNFQDGIKRGDGDYYFSIYNHIWGWATWRDRWEGYDFELDSFKDDKFIEELFVNKKAIKYWKNIF